A stretch of Besnoitia besnoiti strain Bb-Ger1 chromosome III, whole genome shotgun sequence DNA encodes these proteins:
- a CDS encoding hypothetical protein (encoded by transcript BESB_048100), whose amino-acid sequence MSAHASSGSPLGKICEPARACGAVPQDMSPELQDQLLNKDDCTISVGMNSITSLQVDLLQKEENVLMLRHLLEEEQSECAPGGVCERQRKEYDMQAERFTNSEMQKLASLVEHMLVQVDTKMRTVVDEAIAVISVIARKWRCGDLQAMFEKKSLSHLLLARLSLLECADAVENAVCFHGSVFAENGTADAKVTRGRAQGQRMPGDEGRPPAQPQSEEQRAWVFVSEEKQIHDGQTNNVQCIPTHKETNALAFEECAPMPSLMTKSSSTPPAVPTTAVANAMGVPRRKAQTLLVGKNLLQRGNDLRAARPILRRAKSDSSPATPHQQMPGWRSARSTVCQCVARDMKAVGNGAASFISALRVVEGTLAFTSRHSCSGSATGAETKHAHMPTHSSFNSGSSNGTRAVPAKSHLASLRRKASVVEKKMMNNHKICTVQAATSGPRIACSATGYGQGFARKNSQAPVSIKASNRCRALGVASSKRETATASETPLVLRNKAGNCEPMDIPGQNSATALASRQARGAASISDQGFKTKPAAPEANRESGNASSAPDIGAAYTPRAAGRTACVALATRAVRTAAMLCNGVSLTPSATGNRRALTHSRSSPPEATAGQSEDSIGSCQRHLANPGPQQVSPPTVMPTIQAQLSTRSRQTPGQHGAHSGLSPAAVSCPLPNIGCLAHEESEKAETAALSRGDWPQHDLEDKCSASPKTRTPVAPSISAFGSHPMTPRSERFDSLASATSSFSSRDTFYLSPSGSSTDGIIDDLEPTSPLPRLNMPPSNTFVPPFPNGLSPLHARPCPNSELWATPSLCFVPASSVVSPLAGDPLSPSRGGYHDRARSPSRVVNNPESLQVSLQPPSPIQMRSPGAAYPAAHTVIPTIMKSGPTGARTSRLLKPASLCSVAAANLSKLSVDTRTFDAGKATTNVCRSTNTTRVRSVGPASTSKLSVNTRTVDSGKAMTNVCRSTNTTRLSSSEDTGTAKQPVNTKNINAGNANANLLPASRSSRTGCLAAGGLSTQSIDTLALDASKMNSNTKQPPTRNRLRSVNPARAAKQSVNSINRHAGHAKTNMSQAASPSQRGLLAAAEHSTQPTNLKTLDAGTSSSTTWQTTSRPRLRSVEAASIPKISVNARTLAAGNVTANVFQPANTTRLSSVEPARTSKLFTSTRTPDAGKAKTNGVQPPDPTRLRSFELATTPKKSLNTRTLNAGSANTNVLQPPNTVRLRSGEAASTASLSVDARALNAGKSDSKTLWAATSFQTRSRSAGSGAKQSVRVRLVNTADADVVSSPPASTTWIRPDETVRISAESYSSLVLTNENDVSPSPHATTTQLRSSRPTHVTANQLDAASSRCGTVQSVSESSLSPASTPLAPLSGSRNITPYGSGDTHEVVQPQPQYRHTPLDCSSREHKLSQPNTSTPPASHPLSQATPLPPPVNTRRPLPAAQRVTDELTLPQQQQTTPPHDLVYWEMPPLPLSTTPPPTWCLSSSGGPPTNQGLAHHDSSGTVDSVNHTAPDDAHHTRNSAPGLANNSGLAAPSCRQPVDEVTQPILSTLRDSHLLSHPAPLPPPVNTRRPSPAAQGVTDDLTPPQQQRTTPPHDLVYWEMPPLPLSTTPPPTWCLSSRGGPPTNQGLAHHDSSGTVDSVNHTAPDDAHHTRNSAPGLANNSGLAAPSCRQSVDEVTQPILSTLRDSHLLSHPAPLPPPVNTRRPSPAAQGVTDDLTPPQQQQATPPHDLVYWEMPPLPLSTTPPPTWCLSSRGGLPTNQGLAHHDSSGTVDSVNHTAPDDAHHTRNSAPGLANKSGLAAPSCRQPVDEVTQPILSTLRDSHLLSHPAPLPPPVNTRRPSPAAQGVTDDLTPPQQQQATPPHDLVYWEMPPLPLSTTPPPTWCLSSRGGLPTNQGLAWHDSSGTVDSVCFADHGLHRHVMASGADTASMPGPLSLAVCPTRHESARWPRGELASQREPADWPLFQLPAQSCMSLPQRLINPSPLPSWQPGATQQFQRPPAIPVQSSQHVFVDARVSVRTPEHTMYWSATVADQPMLSRGPQGVEQYIFVHQGSAPA is encoded by the exons ATGAGTGCGCATGCTTCTTCCGGGTCTCCCCTTGGGAAAATTTGCGAACCTGCTCGTGCGTGCGGAGCAGTGCCACAAGACATGTCTCCAGAGCTGCAAGATCAGCTCCTTAACAAGGATGACTGTACTATTTCAGTGGGGATGAACAGCATTACGAGCCTGCAAGTCGATCTCCTCCAAAAGGAGGAGAACGTCTTGATGTTGCGGCATTTGTTGGAGGAAGAACAGAGTGAGTGCGCACCAGGTGGCGTG TGCGAGCGCCAACGCAAAGAGTACGACATGCAGGCTGAGCGCTTCACCAACTCAGAG ATGCAAAAGTTGGCGTCGCTCGTCGAACACATGTTAGTCCAAGTTGATACCAAAATGAG GACCGTCGTGGATGAGGCGATTGCTGTCATCTCTGTGATTGCTCGGAAGTGGAGATGCGGAGACCTACAAGCCATGTTCGAGAAGAAGTCCCTTAGTCATCTCCTGCTGGCTCGTCTTTCGTTGCTGGAGTGTGCTGATGCAGTGGAAAACGCAGTGTGTTTCCACGGCAGCGTTTTCGCAGAAAACGGAACAGCCGACGCTAAAGTAACCCGCGGCAGAGCACAAGGGCAGCGCATGCCAGGTGATGAGGGCCGCCCGCCTGCTCAACCACAGAGTGAAGAGCAGCGCGCCTGGGTGTTTGTTTCCGAAGAAAAGCAAATTCACGATGGCCAGACGAACAACGTTCAATGCATTCCTACACATAAGGAAACTAACGCACTTGCCTTCGAAGAATGCGCCCCAATGCCGAGTCTTATGACTAAAAGCTCTTCCACGCCACCAGCCGTACCGACCACGGCTGTGGCAAATGCCATGGGCGTTCCCCGCAGGAAGGCTCAAACGCTTCTAGTGGGTAAGAATCTCCTTCAACGCGGGAACGATCTGCGTGCTGCTCGACCGATATTGCGCCGTGCCAAGTCGGACAGTTCGCCTGCTACGCCACATCAGCAGATGCCAGGGTGGCGCTCAGCTCGTTCCACTGTGTGCCAGTGTGTTGCCAGAGATATGAAAGCTGTCGGCAATGGAGCAGCCTCTTTCATTTCAGCCTTGCGTGTGGTTGAGGGGACCCTCGCTTTCACCAGCAGACacagctgcagcgggagCGCCACCGGTGCAGAAACGAAACACGCACACATGCCAACCCATTCGTCCTTTAACTCTGGAAGCAGTAATGGAACCAGAGCAGTTCCAGCGAAGAGTCATCTAGCTTCGCTGCGTAGAAAGGCATCAGTCGTGGAGAAAAAAATGATGAACAACCACAAAATCTGCACAGTTCAGGCGGCGACGTCCGGTCCCCGAATAGCGTGCAGCGCCACCGGATATGGGCAAGGGTTCGCGCGAAAGAATAGCCAAGCTCCTGTTTCCATCAAGGCAAGTAATAGATGCAGGGCTCTTGGGGTGGCATCGTCGAAGAGGGAGACTGCCACTGCATCCGAGACTCCTCTCGTTCTCCGAAACAAAGCTGGTAATTGCGAGCCGATGGACATACCTGGCCAGAACAGCGCGACAGCACTGGCTTCGAGGCAGGCAAGGGGAGCAGCTAGCATCTCAGATCAGGGATTTAAAACCAAGCCTGCGGCACCGGAAGCCAACAGGGAAAGTGGTAACGCCAGCAGTGCCCCTGATATTGGGGCTGCATAcacgccacgcgccgcgggTCGTACAGCGTGTGTTGCCTTAGCCACCAGAGCCGTGCGCACAGCGGCCATGCTCTGTAACGGCGTTTCTCTGACTCCCTCCGCTACCGGTAACCGGCGCGCGCTGACTCACTCGCGCAGTTCACCTCCCGAAGCGACCGCTGGCCAAAGTGAAGACTCAATAGGTAGCTGTCAGCGGCATCTGGCAAACCCGGGGCCCCAGCAAGTGTCTCCTCCCACAGTCATGCCAACCATCCAAGCGCAGCTCAGCACACGGAGCCGGCAGACCCCCGGACAGCATGGAGCACACTCTGGGTTGTCTCCGGCTGCGGTGTCCTGTCCGTTGCCGAATATTGGGTGTTTGGCTCATGAGGAATCAGagaaagcggagacagctgcaTTGTCGCGCGGTGACTGGCCGCAGCACGACCTCGAGGATAAGTGCAGTGCAAGCCCCAAAACTCGCACGCCTGTCGCCCCAAGCATTTCAGCCTTTGGCAGTCACCCGATGACTCCTCGGTCGGAAAGGTTCGACTCGCTGGCAAGCGCCACTTCATCGTTCAGTAGTCGAGACACATTTTACCTCAGTCCGAGTGGATCATCAACAGATGGTATAATCGACGATTTGGAACCAACGAGTCCCCTTCCTCGTTTAAACATGCCCCCGTCGAACACGTTTGTACCCCCATTCCCCAACGGGTTGTCGCCCCTGCATGCCAGACCATGCCCTAACTCTGAGTTATGGGCAACACCTTCGCTCTGCTTTGTTCCGGCGTCTTCCGTCGTCTCTCCCCTTGCAGGCGATCCTCTTTCGCCCAGTCGCGGCGGCTACCACGATCGTGCACGCTCCCCCTCCAGAGTTGTGAACAACCCGGAATCTCTACAAGTTTCTCTACAGCCTCCCAGCCCAATTCAGATGCGCTCCCCAGGTGCCGCATATCCAGCCGCACACACGGTAATACCCACAATCATGAAGAGCGGACCCACTGGCGCGAGGACATCACGGCTCCTCAAGCCGGCTTCCCTGTgctccgtcgcggccgcgaactTATCAAAATTATCCGTGGACACCAGAACTTTCGACGCTGGCAAAGCTACGACAAACGTATGCCGATCCACCAACACGACTCGGGTGCGATCCGTCGGGCCTGCGAGCACTTCGAAATTATCTGTGAACACCAGAACGGTCGACTCTGGCAAAGCTATGACAAACGTATGCCGATCCACCAACACGACTCGGCTGAGCTCTAGCGAGGACACCGGCACTGCAAAGCAGCCCGTCAACACCAAAAATATCAACGCTGGCAATGCGAACGCAAATTTATTACCGGCCTCCCGTTCATCTCGGACtggctgcctcgctgccggcggacTTTCGACCCAATCCATCGACACCCTAGCCCTCGACGCTAGCAAGATGAACTCTAATACCAAGCAGCCTCCCACTCGAAATCGGCTGCGCTCCGTCAAtcccgctcgcgcagctAAGCAATCCGTGAATTCCATAAACCGCCACGCTGGCCATGCTAAAACAAATATGTCACAGGCTGCCAGCCCATCTCAGAgaggcctcctcgccgccgccgaacaCTCCACACAGCCCACCAACCTCAAAACCCTCGACGCTGGCACATCCAGCTCAACTACATGGCAGACCACCAGTCGACCGCGGCTACGCTccgtcgaggccgcgagcaTACCAAAAATATCTGTGAATGCCAGAACCCTCGCTGCTGGCAACGTCACCGCAAACGTATTCCAACCCGCCAACACGACTCGGCTGAGCTCCGTCGAGCCCGCGAGAACTTCGAAATTATTCACCAGCACCAGAACCCCCGACGCTGGCAAAGCTAAGACAAATGGAGTACAACCTCCTGACCCAACACGGCTGCGTTCCTTCGAGCTCGCGACAACTCCGAAAAAATCCTTGAACACCAGAACTCTCAACGCTGGCAGCGCCAACACAAATGTATTACAACCTCCGAACACGGTTCGGCTGCGAtccggcgaggccgccagcaCAGCAAGTCTGTCCGTCGACGCCAGAGCGCTGAACGCTGGCAAGTCTGACTCCAAAACGTTGTGGGCCGCTACTTCATTTCAGACTAGGTCCCGttccgccggcagcggagcGAAACAGTCCGTCCGCGTTAGACTCGTCAACACCGCAGACGCTGACGTAGTTTCATCGCCGCCTGCCAGTACAACGTGGATCCGCCCGGACGAGACCGTCCGTATCTCCGCAGAATCTTATTCTTCCCTAGTGCTCACAAACGAAAATGATGTATCTCCTTCTCCACACGCGACAACGACGCAGCTGCGATCCTCGAGACCAACACATGTTACTGCGAATCAACTGGATGCAGCAAGCAGCCGTTGCGGAACCGTTCAATCGGTAAGTGAGTCCTCGCTTTCCCCCGCGTCAACacctctcgctcctctttcCGGATCTCGCAACATCACGCCTTATGGAAGTGGGGATACACACGAGGTGGttcagccgcagccgcaatACAGACACACCCCGCTTGACTGCAGCAGCCGTGAACACAAACTCAGCCAGCCTAACACGTCGacgccccccgcctcccaCCCCCTCTCGCAAGCCacgccgctccctcctccaGTCAATACCCGCCGCCCTTTGCCGGCTGCGCAGAGGGTCACAGACGAGCTGACCCTGCCGCAACAGCAACAGACCACCCCGCCTCACGACTTGGTCTACTGGGAAATGCCACCGCTCCCACTCAGCaccacgccgccgccaacGTGGTGTCTGAGTAGCAGCGGGGGACCGCCCACCAACCAGGGTTTGGCTCATCACGACTCCTCGGGCACAGTCGACAGTGTCAACCACACCGCcccagacgacgcgcacCACACCCGCAATTCGGCCCCCGGCCTTGCGAACAACTCTggactcgccgcgccttcgtgcCGCCAGCCTGTGGACGAAGTAACCCAGCCGATCCTGTCTACGCTCCGAGACTCCCACCTCCTGTCACAccccgcgccgctccctcctcccGTCAATAcccgccgcccttcgcctgctgcgcagggGGTCACAGACGATCTGACCCCGCCGCAACAGCAACGGACCACCCCGCCTCACGACTTAGTCTACTGGGAAATGCCACCGCTCCCACTCAGCaccacgccgccgccaacGTGGTGTCTGAGTAGCAGAGGGGGACCGCCCACCAACCAGGGTTTGGCTCATCACGACTCCTCGGGCACAGTCGACAGTGTCAACCACACCGCcccagacgacgcgcacCACACCCGCAATTCGGCCCCCGGCCTTGCGAACAACTCTggactcgccgcgccttcgtgcCGCCAGTCTGTGGACGAAGTAACCCAGCCGATCCTGTCTACGCTCCGAGACTCCCACCTCCTGTCACAccccgcgccgctccctcctcccGTCAATAcccgccgcccttcgcctgctgcgcagggGGTCACAGACGATCTGACCCCGCCGCAACAGCAACAGGCCACCCCGCCTCACGACTTGGTCTACTGGGAAATGCCACCGCTCCCACTCAGCaccacgccgccgccaacGTGGTGTCTGAGTAGCAGAGGGGGACTGCCCACCAACCAGGGTTTGGCTCATCACGACTCCTCGGGCACAGTCGACAGTGTCAACCACACCGCcccagacgacgcgcacCACACCCGCAATTCGGCCCCCGGCCTTGCGAACAAATCTggactcgccgcgccttcgtgcCGCCAGCCTGTGGACGAAGTAACCCAGCCGATCCTGTCTACGCTCCGAGACTCCCACCTCCTGTCACAccccgcgccgctccctcctcccGTCAATAcccgccgcccttcgcctgctgcgcagggGGTCACAGACGATCTGACCCCGCCGCAACAGCAACAGGCCACCCCGCCTCACGACTTAGTCTACTGGGAAATGCCACCGCTCCCACTCAGCaccacgccgccgccaacGTGGTGTCTGAGTAGCAGAGGGGGACTGCCCACCAATCAGGGTTTGGCTTGGCACGACTCCTCGGGCACAGTCGACAGTGTATGCTTTGCCGACCACGGCCTTCACCGACACGTCATGGCTTCTGGCGCAGACACGGCGTCTATGCCTGGTCCCTTGTCTCTGGCTGTGTGTCCCACACGGCATGAATCTGCACGCTGGCCTCGAGGGGAACTGGCGAGCCAACGAGAGCCGGCGGACTGGCCGCTGTTTCAGCTGCCGGCCCAGAGTTGCATGAGCCTTCCTCAACGTCTCATAAATCCGAGCCCCCTCCCTTCGTGGCAGCCAGGCGCGACTCAGCAGTTTCAGCGACCCCCCGCTATACCAGTGCAGTCGTCCCAGCACGTGTTCGTtgacgcgcgcgtctctgtccGCACTCCTGAGCACACGATG